From the bacterium genome, one window contains:
- a CDS encoding TatD family hydrolase has protein sequence MYIDTHCHLNFPDFDNDREEVLREAEKEGVIAIINPGSSVEKSRSAVAISERYSDVYANVGIHPLDVKDVSTSDVFEIEKLAKNKKVIGIGETGLDFYYARDTERKQRELFIAHIDIAGKLNLPLIIHQRNSRDEVIEVCEKYKLPEKVVFHCFGGDNVMADYCKNRGFYISFTGTITFKNAVDVRTVCRDYPLDMIMAETDAPFLAPTPYRGKRNDPSKVKYIVEMIANVKGLEIKECAEIILNNSKKFFGI, from the coding sequence ATGTACATTGATACACACTGTCATCTAAACTTCCCTGATTTTGACAATGACAGGGAAGAGGTGTTAAGAGAAGCAGAAAAGGAAGGGGTAATTGCTATTATCAACCCTGGCTCATCAGTTGAAAAAAGTAGAAGTGCTGTTGCTATATCTGAAAGATATTCTGATGTTTATGCTAATGTTGGAATACATCCTCTTGATGTTAAAGATGTCTCAACTTCTGATGTTTTTGAGATAGAAAAACTTGCTAAAAACAAAAAGGTTATAGGTATTGGAGAAACAGGACTGGACTTTTATTATGCAAGGGATACAGAAAGAAAACAGAGAGAGTTATTCATTGCCCATATTGATATAGCAGGAAAATTGAACCTTCCTCTGATAATCCATCAGAGAAATAGCAGGGATGAGGTGATTGAAGTATGTGAAAAATATAAACTGCCTGAAAAGGTTGTTTTCCATTGCTTTGGTGGAGATAATGTGATGGCGGATTACTGTAAAAATAGGGGATTTTATATATCTTTTACAGGCACAATTACTTTTAAAAATGCAGTAGATGTCCGTACAGTATGTAGGGACTATCCTCTGGATATGATAATGGCAGAGACAGATGCACCATTCCTTGCACCAACTCCTTACAGAGGCAAAAGAAATGACCCTTCAAAGGTAAAATATATTGTGGAGATGATTGCAAATGTTAAGGGACTTGAGATAAAAGAATGTGCTGAAATAATCCTGAATAATTCAAAGAAATTCTTCGGAATATGA
- a CDS encoding bL27 family ribosomal protein, whose product MGRKKQGNGRDSNPRYAGTKVYSGQTVTAGSIIIRQKGSRVIPGKGACMGKDFTIFSLIDGMVEFVERKGKKVVQVVPVSQ is encoded by the coding sequence ATGGGAAGAAAAAAACAAGGAAACGGAAGGGATTCAAATCCCAGATATGCTGGTACGAAGGTTTACAGTGGACAGACCGTCACTGCTGGAAGTATTATTATCCGGCAGAAAGGTAGTAGAGTAATACCTGGCAAAGGTGCCTGTATGGGAAAGGACTTTACCATCTTCAGTTTAATTGATGGAATGGTGGAATTTGTAGAAAGGAAAGGGAAGAAGGTGGTACAGGTAGTCCCTGTGTCCCAATGA
- the nadC gene encoding carboxylating nicotinate-nucleotide diphosphorylase: MKRYIKKLIKKALREDRGKKDITTSFLFEKNFTVDAVLTAKEEGIICGIDIFKNVFLTLSPSFRFKFYVKEGGYVHKGQKVAEVKGPLKELLTGERTALNFLQHLSGIATLTKRFVEKAGNINVYDTRKTIPLLRTLEKYAVKVGGGRNHRFGLFDMVLIKDNHITAIMKSNGLNKKSAISYAIEKIKRKAKGRYKIEVEVGDFNEAVAGYKSGADIIMFDNADKKELQKFVKYLGKDRKKVIIEWSGNIDIDTIEKIKNLPLDRVSIGAITHSAKALDFSLKIL; encoded by the coding sequence ATGAAAAGGTATATTAAGAAACTGATAAAAAAGGCACTCAGAGAAGATAGAGGAAAAAAAGATATTACCACTTCCTTTTTGTTTGAGAAGAATTTTACTGTGGATGCGGTCTTAACAGCAAAGGAAGAGGGTATTATCTGCGGGATAGATATATTCAAAAATGTATTTTTGACCCTCTCCCCTTCTTTTAGATTTAAATTCTATGTAAAAGAGGGTGGATATGTGCATAAAGGACAAAAAGTTGCTGAAGTAAAAGGACCTTTAAAAGAACTCCTTACAGGCGAGAGGACTGCATTAAACTTCTTACAGCATCTTTCAGGTATAGCAACACTTACAAAAAGGTTTGTGGAAAAGGCAGGAAATATTAATGTTTATGATACAAGAAAGACCATACCACTTTTAAGGACACTTGAGAAATATGCGGTGAAGGTAGGTGGTGGCAGGAACCATAGGTTCGGACTTTTTGATATGGTGCTTATAAAGGATAACCATATTACAGCAATAATGAAAAGTAATGGACTGAATAAAAAATCCGCCATATCTTATGCGATAGAAAAGATAAAAAGGAAAGCAAAAGGAAGATATAAAATAGAGGTAGAAGTGGGAGATTTTAATGAGGCAGTTGCTGGCTATAAATCAGGTGCGGATATTATAATGTTTGACAATGCGGATAAGAAAGAACTGCAAAAATTTGTAAAGTATCTCGGTAAAGATAGAAAAAAGGTTATTATTGAGTGGTCTGGGAATATAGATATTGATACGATAGAGAAAATAAAGAACCTTCCTTTGGACAGGGTTTCTATTGGTGCTATTACACATTCAGCAAAGGCACTGGATTTCTCCCTGAAGATTTTGTAG
- a CDS encoding 4'-phosphopantetheinyl transferase superfamily protein, translated as MIKHSIEIKKLEDIKTISKKIDNIFTEEEQKSNKITLTGKFAAKDAFLKNIGIVPSERFYKKIEIGKMSSGRPFIKILDTNLSNKIAGYKISLSISHTKEEAVAICILYKTNNGKKEARYT; from the coding sequence ATGATAAAACACTCCATTGAAATAAAAAAACTGGAAGATATTAAAACAATCTCTAAGAAGATAGATAATATCTTTACAGAGGAAGAGCAGAAAAGTAATAAAATAACCCTTACAGGCAAATTTGCAGCAAAAGATGCCTTTCTTAAAAATATCGGTATTGTTCCATCAGAAAGGTTCTATAAAAAGATTGAGATTGGCAAAATGTCTTCAGGGAGACCTTTCATAAAAATTCTGGATACAAATCTTTCTAACAAAATCGCTGGCTATAAAATATCACTATCTATATCACATACAAAAGAAGAGGCAGTGGCTATCTGTATCCTCTATAAAACAAATAATGGGAAAAAGGAAGCGAGATACACATAA
- the folE gene encoding GTP cyclohydrolase I FolE produces MDQRKIEEAIKLIIEAVGENPNRKGIKETPKRVARMYVELLGGIEEDPEKVLGKTFKENFNELVLVKDIPFFSLCEHHLLPFYGKAHIAYLPDNGIVVGISKLARLVDIFSRRMQLQERITNQIADTIMKVLTPQGAMVVIEAEHMCMSMRGARKAGTKIVTSAMRGIFLRDFRTRTEAINLIMPK; encoded by the coding sequence ATGGACCAGAGGAAGATAGAGGAAGCAATTAAATTAATTATTGAGGCAGTAGGAGAAAATCCTAACAGAAAAGGAATTAAAGAAACACCAAAACGGGTAGCAAGGATGTATGTAGAACTTCTCGGTGGTATAGAGGAAGACCCTGAAAAGGTATTAGGAAAGACATTCAAGGAGAACTTTAACGAACTTGTTCTTGTAAAAGACATTCCTTTTTTTTCATTATGTGAACATCACCTCCTCCCTTTTTATGGGAAGGCACATATAGCGTATCTGCCTGATAATGGTATTGTTGTGGGTATAAGCAAACTTGCACGGCTTGTAGATATATTTTCCAGAAGGATGCAACTACAGGAAAGAATTACCAACCAGATTGCCGATACCATTATGAAGGTTCTAACCCCACAGGGAGCAATGGTTGTAATTGAAGCAGAACATATGTGTATGAGTATGCGGGGAGCGAGAAAGGCAGGAACGAAAATAGTAACATCTGCAATGAGAGGAATCTTCTTAAGGGACTTCCGCACCAGAACAGAAGCCATCAATCTCATCATGCCTAAATAA
- a CDS encoding thiamine phosphate synthase, whose protein sequence is MYEILRVIDANFNRAREGLRTIEDGIRFYYNLDKSLIKKVKHIRHALSIAVDRYFGLSVIKKGRDTIGDRGKDIDNRDKQDIKQLIERNFMRVSEAMRVMEEYSRLTIPSASQKFHNLRFNLYNLEKEVLLSISKKDIPIPFVSVLLNLDTKPSLSNIKKIIDCKPDMLMLCYPGDNQRFFLNMANKIRKIVPPSLTYLICGRPDICILCDADGVFLNRKDLPYREVKELLQDRVILTDELKIVNIPVKETNINQGSHLKKLLKDDMDGIILIIGKDIPEKIETIINMIIREVKSYGKRRKKTARKE, encoded by the coding sequence ATGTATGAGATATTGAGAGTTATTGATGCCAATTTTAACCGTGCGAGAGAGGGACTAAGAACTATAGAAGATGGGATAAGGTTTTACTATAATTTAGATAAATCTCTCATAAAGAAGGTAAAGCATATAAGACATGCTCTTTCCATTGCTGTTGATAGGTATTTCGGTTTATCAGTAATTAAGAAAGGAAGAGATACTATAGGAGACAGAGGCAAAGATATTGACAACAGAGATAAACAGGATATAAAACAATTGATAGAAAGAAACTTTATGAGGGTATCAGAAGCAATGAGGGTAATGGAAGAATATTCCCGTTTAACCATACCCTCTGCTTCACAGAAATTTCACAATCTAAGATTTAATCTTTACAACTTAGAGAAAGAAGTACTCCTTTCTATAAGCAAAAAAGATATACCCATACCGTTTGTATCTGTCCTTTTAAATCTTGATACAAAACCATCGCTATCAAATATAAAAAAGATTATAGATTGCAAGCCAGATATGCTCATGTTATGCTACCCGGGAGATAACCAGCGTTTCTTCTTAAATATGGCAAACAAGATAAGGAAAATAGTTCCCCCATCTTTAACATATCTCATATGTGGAAGACCTGATATTTGTATACTCTGTGATGCAGATGGTGTTTTTCTTAACAGAAAAGATCTACCTTACAGAGAGGTAAAGGAACTCCTTCAAGACAGAGTCATCTTGACAGATGAGTTAAAAATCGTTAATATACCTGTTAAAGAAACAAATATCAACCAAGGTTCCCATCTTAAAAAACTTCTTAAAGATGATATGGATGGTATTATACTTATAATAGGAAAGGATATTCCTGAAAAAATTGAAACAATAATAAATATGATAATAAGAGAGGTAAAAAGTTATGGCAAACGAAGAAAAAAAACAGCCAGAAAAGAATAA
- a CDS encoding formate/nitrite transporter family protein gives MTKLFLSPQEISQELTKIGTKKAEANWLELFLFGILAGIYIGFGAQTALSITSGGTLDPGITKLLSGSVFSLGLMLVLIPGAELFTGNILMTIGTLTGRYNIFKLLRNWFIVYAGNFIGSLLLAYLVYHTGLLGYGPDSFTPIGISAITVAENKMKLGFIEAFTRGILCNILVCLAVILCISSLTVSGKILGIYFPIMAFVASGYEHSIANMYFIPAGFLVKGCFLSNFLSMWKNLIPVTIGNIIGGLVIVIFHPKMFKKILYH, from the coding sequence ATGACCAAACTTTTTCTTTCACCTCAGGAGATTTCACAGGAATTGACAAAAATTGGTACAAAAAAAGCAGAAGCAAACTGGCTGGAACTTTTTCTTTTTGGTATCCTTGCAGGTATATATATCGGGTTTGGTGCCCAGACAGCATTGAGTATTACAAGTGGAGGGACATTAGACCCAGGGATTACCAAGCTTCTTTCTGGTAGTGTATTCAGTTTAGGACTTATGCTTGTTCTTATACCGGGTGCTGAACTTTTTACAGGAAATATCCTTATGACAATCGGGACACTTACAGGTAGATATAACATTTTTAAACTTCTCAGAAACTGGTTCATTGTGTATGCTGGTAATTTTATTGGTTCTCTTCTTCTCGCATATCTTGTTTATCATACAGGACTTTTAGGCTATGGTCCGGATTCTTTTACACCGATAGGAATTTCAGCAATTACTGTGGCAGAGAATAAGATGAAACTCGGATTTATTGAAGCATTTACAAGAGGTATTTTATGTAATATACTTGTCTGTCTTGCAGTAATTCTCTGTATTTCTTCCCTTACTGTTAGTGGTAAGATATTAGGAATCTATTTCCCTATTATGGCATTTGTTGCCAGTGGGTATGAACACTCCATTGCTAATATGTATTTTATTCCTGCTGGGTTTCTTGTGAAAGGATGTTTTTTAAGTAATTTTTTATCTATGTGGAAAAATCTTATCCCTGTTACCATAGGGAATATTATAGGTGGATTAGTGATTGTTATTTTCCATCCGAAGATGTTTAAGAAGATACTGTATCATTAA
- a CDS encoding NAD(P)H-hydrate dehydratase — protein MGKRKRDTHKGDYGHLFILGGSPGLTGAVCMAGESALRSGCGLVTIGIPEGLNDIIEIKLTEVMSLPLPQTDRRTFSKKAIKPALKFIEERTDAVIIGPGISTGNQDTCSFVKNIIKKIERPLIIDADALKIISSNLNVLKKSKSTGIILTPHPGEMSYLTGLTIKEIQNNREKVAIDFAKRYNVVVVLKGYRTVVTDGKEAYINLTGNPGMATAGSGDVLAGIIGGLLAQGRPALESARYGVYIHGLAGDIAAKEIGETSLIASDIIKKLPDAFSYAEFEIHR, from the coding sequence ATGGGAAAAAGGAAGCGAGATACACATAAAGGGGACTACGGACACTTATTTATATTAGGTGGTAGCCCTGGATTGACAGGTGCTGTATGTATGGCTGGAGAATCCGCATTAAGAAGTGGGTGTGGACTCGTAACAATTGGTATTCCTGAAGGACTGAACGATATTATAGAAATAAAACTGACTGAAGTAATGAGTTTACCACTGCCACAGACAGATAGAAGGACATTTTCTAAAAAAGCAATAAAGCCCGCACTAAAATTTATTGAGGAAAGGACAGATGCTGTTATTATTGGACCCGGTATATCTACAGGAAACCAGGATACATGCAGTTTTGTTAAAAACATCATCAAAAAGATAGAAAGACCACTTATAATAGACGCAGATGCATTGAAAATTATCTCTTCCAACCTTAATGTTCTAAAGAAAAGTAAAAGCACAGGTATTATACTCACCCCTCACCCCGGTGAGATGTCATATCTTACAGGGCTAACAATAAAAGAAATCCAGAATAATAGAGAAAAGGTAGCAATAGATTTTGCAAAGAGATACAATGTGGTGGTTGTTCTAAAAGGGTACAGAACAGTAGTGACAGATGGAAAAGAGGCATATATAAATCTCACAGGAAATCCTGGTATGGCAACAGCAGGCAGTGGGGATGTTCTTGCAGGAATTATAGGAGGACTTCTTGCACAGGGAAGACCTGCTCTTGAATCCGCAAGATACGGTGTATATATACATGGACTTGCAGGAGATATTGCAGCAAAAGAAATAGGAGAAACATCTCTTATTGCCTCAGATATTATCAAAAAACTTCCTGACGCATTCAGTTATGCAGAATTTGAGATACACAGGTAA
- a CDS encoding MiaB/RimO family radical SAM methylthiotransferase, whose protein sequence is MKLFLKTYGCKANQYDSQLLLENLQEEGYRFSPLKDAEVVIVNTCCVTSKAEKEERSFIRKVHAEGKEIWLTGCAVKKTGFLEKIDVKVKVIPQIPSKKKTITFFYNHTRAFVKIEDGCENFCTYCIVPYVRGSIKSRNESEIIEEVRNLCANGYKEIVLTGIDTGAYGKDTDTDIIHLLERLKNINGLKRLRLSSIEIFYLTDKLCDYLLSYPLFCPHLHIPLQSGSDKILKLMGRRYTFSEYLERIEKIRKKDKENRFTFTTDIMVGFPYEEDDDFALSVKAVKEIGFLKVHIFRYSKREGTSAFSMEGDISERIKKEREKTLEEMADEISVKVKKQFLGKKLSVLIERQKDSFWEGYSSQYLPVKIQLCSDNCIINEIVCVKAEGIDKDGIVYGRMI, encoded by the coding sequence ATGAAACTTTTTTTAAAGACATATGGATGCAAGGCAAACCAGTATGATAGCCAGTTATTACTTGAGAATTTACAGGAAGAGGGATATAGATTCTCTCCTCTCAAAGATGCAGAAGTAGTAATTGTTAATACCTGCTGTGTAACAAGTAAGGCAGAAAAGGAAGAGAGGAGTTTTATAAGAAAGGTACATGCCGAAGGGAAAGAAATATGGCTTACTGGCTGTGCTGTGAAGAAAACAGGATTTTTGGAAAAGATAGATGTAAAGGTAAAGGTTATTCCGCAAATACCATCAAAGAAAAAAACCATAACTTTCTTCTATAACCATACCCGTGCATTTGTAAAGATAGAAGATGGGTGTGAGAATTTCTGTACCTACTGTATTGTTCCTTATGTAAGAGGAAGTATAAAAAGTAGAAATGAAAGTGAGATTATAGAAGAGGTAAGAAATCTGTGTGCTAATGGATACAAAGAGATTGTACTAACGGGTATTGATACAGGAGCATATGGTAAGGATACGGATACAGATATTATACATTTACTGGAAAGGTTGAAAAATATAAATGGATTGAAACGTCTTCGTCTGAGTTCAATAGAGATTTTTTATCTTACTGATAAACTCTGTGATTATCTTCTCTCCTATCCACTTTTCTGTCCTCATCTTCATATCCCTTTACAGAGTGGCTCTGACAAAATCCTTAAACTTATGGGAAGGAGATATACATTTTCTGAGTATTTAGAAAGGATAGAGAAGATAAGAAAAAAAGATAAGGAAAATAGGTTTACATTCACTACAGATATAATGGTAGGTTTCCCTTATGAGGAGGATGATGATTTTGCATTGAGTGTTAAGGCAGTGAAGGAGATTGGTTTTCTTAAAGTTCATATATTCAGGTATTCAAAAAGGGAAGGAACATCTGCTTTTTCAATGGAAGGTGATATTTCTGAAAGGATAAAAAAAGAAAGGGAAAAAACATTGGAAGAAATGGCAGATGAGATATCCGTAAAGGTAAAAAAGCAGTTTCTGGGTAAGAAACTCTCGGTTCTTATTGAGAGACAGAAAGATAGTTTCTGGGAAGGATATTCTTCTCAATATCTTCCTGTAAAAATCCAACTTTGTTCTGATAATTGTATTATAAATGAAATTGTTTGTGTGAAAGCAGAAGGGATAGATAAGGATGGTATAGTATACGGCAGGATGATATAA
- a CDS encoding alginate export family protein — MSMWKRILVAVAVVAMAIPAFSAVESVKVGGDIDIYGIKRMNMYPTYYPYGDEITHLQTNTRVYVQAMLTENVEAMVRLINERIWWGSWTEIMPGSDTDIDLDLAYIKVSDILTPGLVLTVGRQEIQFGEGLVVGSAYVPFDTYPTTLPLAQDLGKQKAFDAVRIDYTFNQVPLDLTAFGAKIWETLSDNDGNLYGINLGFKAGDAARIEGYYVTLQDYAVDEDVSTVGIRATGDLAGFALKGEYAKQFGEWDGADNEGWALLLSGQYNFPQSEMAAYIKAQLNLYSGNDGDADNTQWISFFPSNVASRIGAINYILATTVNPYGLSNARVINVGGGISPVEKVAVSLDWFNVSFMEEAGWNDETAVGNEIDAGLTYKYSEDLSFGLQYGVLLLGDAIQDYFDDDPWQLIASMKVVF, encoded by the coding sequence ATGAGTATGTGGAAAAGAATACTTGTTGCTGTTGCGGTAGTCGCAATGGCAATCCCTGCCTTTTCTGCTGTTGAAAGTGTGAAGGTAGGGGGAGATATTGATATATATGGAATCAAGAGAATGAATATGTACCCGACTTATTATCCATATGGTGATGAAATAACTCACCTGCAGACAAATACACGGGTTTATGTTCAGGCGATGCTTACAGAGAATGTTGAGGCAATGGTCCGCCTGATAAATGAACGTATATGGTGGGGTTCCTGGACAGAGATTATGCCAGGTTCTGATACTGATATAGACCTTGACCTTGCATACATAAAGGTATCAGATATTCTTACCCCTGGATTGGTACTTACTGTTGGAAGACAGGAAATCCAGTTCGGTGAAGGGTTGGTTGTAGGAAGTGCATATGTTCCTTTTGATACCTATCCTACAACTTTACCTTTAGCACAGGACCTCGGAAAGCAGAAGGCATTTGATGCGGTAAGAATTGACTATACATTCAACCAGGTTCCTCTTGACCTAACTGCATTTGGAGCTAAGATATGGGAAACATTGAGTGATAATGATGGTAACCTCTATGGAATTAACCTCGGCTTCAAGGCAGGTGATGCTGCGAGAATAGAAGGGTATTATGTCACTCTCCAGGATTACGCTGTTGATGAAGATGTTTCTACTGTAGGTATTCGCGCGACAGGAGATCTTGCAGGATTTGCACTTAAAGGTGAGTATGCAAAGCAGTTCGGAGAGTGGGATGGTGCTGACAATGAAGGATGGGCACTCCTTCTTTCAGGTCAGTATAACTTCCCTCAGTCAGAGATGGCTGCATATATAAAGGCACAGTTAAATCTCTATTCAGGGAATGATGGAGATGCCGATAATACACAGTGGATAAGTTTCTTCCCATCCAACGTTGCATCCAGAATAGGTGCCATCAATTATATACTTGCAACAACCGTCAATCCTTATGGACTTTCAAATGCCAGAGTCATCAATGTTGGTGGTGGAATCAGTCCTGTTGAAAAGGTAGCGGTTTCTCTGGATTGGTTTAATGTGTCCTTCATGGAAGAGGCAGGTTGGAACGATGAAACAGCAGTAGGTAATGAGATAGATGCAGGACTTACCTACAAATACAGTGAAGACCTTTCATTTGGTCTCCAGTATGGTGTGCTTCTTCTCGGAGATGCAATCCAGGACTACTTTGATGATGACCCATGGCAGTTGATTGCGTCTATGAAGGTTGTATTCTAA
- the ftsH gene encoding ATP-dependent zinc metalloprotease FtsH, producing the protein MANEEKKQPEKNNFNLFKGLLFWIIAGIILIIMAHFAGLEGKKQEIIYSGFLNEVKQGNIADTVIIKEDIISGTLKDGKKFYTYKPDDPELFNILREYQVNFKVEPSSNIWVNILVSTIPILLVFLLIWFLVFRQMSSESSRVMAFTKSRPIMPDKKNRVTFDDVAGCKEAKEELREVIEFLKDQKKFQRLGGKIPRGILLIGPPGTGKTLLAKAVAGEAGTPFLSMSGSEFVEMFVGVGAARIRDLFRQAMRLSPCIIFIDELDAVGRQRFAGIGGGHDEREQTLNQLLVQMDGFPTESGVIVMAATNRPDVLDPALTRPGRFDRTIVIDLPDIQAREEILKVHMRNKPIDESVDIKILARATAGLSGANLENLVNEAALLAARKGKHKIDMSDFEEAKDKVLMGVERKSLVISDKEKKIIAYHEAGHTLVQKQLPEVYPVHKVTIIPRGQALGITHILPEEDRFIESNVYYKNSICALMAGRSAEKMIFGKIFTGGENDLKIATEIARRMVCEWGMSENLGPVSYHHNEAVFLGRDIVRQREYSEDTSREIDNEIRRILEEAEKQAMEILTEQRDKLEKLTEELLQKETLNSDEIDEILGLKKRENINGPEEDRGSN; encoded by the coding sequence ATGGCAAACGAAGAAAAAAAACAGCCAGAAAAGAATAATTTTAACCTATTCAAAGGATTATTATTCTGGATAATAGCAGGAATTATTCTTATAATAATGGCACATTTTGCAGGACTTGAAGGGAAAAAACAGGAGATTATATACAGCGGTTTTCTCAATGAAGTAAAGCAGGGTAATATTGCAGACACTGTTATAATAAAAGAGGATATTATTTCTGGTACACTGAAAGATGGAAAAAAGTTCTACACATACAAACCCGATGACCCTGAACTTTTTAACATTTTAAGAGAGTATCAGGTTAATTTTAAAGTAGAGCCATCCTCAAACATATGGGTTAATATACTTGTCTCCACGATCCCTATACTCCTTGTTTTTCTTCTTATATGGTTTCTTGTATTCAGACAGATGTCATCTGAAAGCAGCAGAGTAATGGCATTTACGAAAAGCAGGCCCATTATGCCTGATAAGAAAAACCGTGTTACATTTGATGATGTGGCTGGTTGTAAAGAAGCAAAAGAAGAGTTGCGTGAGGTAATAGAATTTTTAAAAGACCAGAAAAAATTTCAACGACTCGGAGGAAAGATTCCGCGGGGTATCCTTCTTATAGGTCCTCCCGGGACAGGTAAGACACTTTTGGCAAAGGCAGTTGCGGGTGAAGCAGGGACTCCTTTCTTAAGTATGAGTGGTTCTGAATTCGTGGAGATGTTTGTAGGTGTGGGAGCAGCAAGAATAAGAGACCTTTTCCGACAGGCGATGCGACTCAGTCCCTGTATTATTTTTATTGATGAACTTGACGCTGTAGGAAGGCAGAGATTTGCAGGGATTGGTGGTGGACACGATGAAAGAGAGCAGACACTTAACCAGCTTCTTGTACAGATGGATGGATTTCCTACTGAAAGTGGTGTGATTGTTATGGCTGCAACAAACAGACCGGACGTCCTTGACCCTGCCTTAACAAGACCTGGTAGATTTGATAGAACCATTGTTATTGACCTACCTGATATTCAGGCGAGAGAAGAGATTCTTAAAGTCCATATGAGAAACAAGCCCATAGATGAATCTGTTGATATAAAGATACTCGCGAGGGCAACTGCAGGACTTTCAGGTGCAAACCTTGAAAATCTTGTAAATGAAGCAGCGCTTCTTGCAGCGAGAAAAGGGAAGCACAAAATAGATATGTCTGACTTTGAAGAAGCAAAAGATAAGGTTTTGATGGGAGTAGAGAGAAAAAGTTTAGTAATCAGCGATAAAGAGAAAAAAATCATTGCCTACCATGAAGCAGGGCATACACTCGTTCAGAAACAACTTCCTGAAGTATATCCTGTACATAAAGTTACTATTATACCCAGAGGGCAGGCATTGGGAATAACACATATACTTCCTGAAGAAGATAGATTTATTGAAAGTAATGTTTATTACAAAAACTCTATCTGTGCTCTTATGGCTGGAAGGAGTGCAGAAAAAATGATATTTGGCAAGATATTTACAGGTGGAGAGAATGACCTTAAAATTGCTACAGAGATAGCAAGACGTATGGTATGTGAATGGGGGATGAGCGAAAATTTAGGACCTGTAAGTTATCACCACAATGAAGCGGTATTCCTCGGCAGAGATATTGTCCGCCAGAGAGAATATAGCGAGGATACATCAAGAGAGATAGACAATGAGATAAGAAGGATTTTAGAAGAGGCAGAGAAACAAGCGATGGAAATACTTACAGAACAGAGAGATAAATTAGAAAAACTTACTGAAGAATTATTACAGAAAGAGACACTTAATTCAGACGAAATAGATGAGATATTAGGACTTAAGAAAAGGGAGAATATTAATGGACCAGAGGAAGATAGAGGAAGCAATTAA
- the pal gene encoding peptidoglycan-associated lipoprotein Pal: MMKLISRVIIVCLIAGLLCGCQTPKKKVAVEEKPCAATLISPGEKTVEEDMKEGKATKEEIAKAIKNEPIPATNIEGKVFVSPSEISEELAKIFQNIHFDFDKYDIRPDARPILNAIGKYLSENPKVEILIEGHCDERGTREYNLVLGEQRALSTRRYLVSLGVSPKRLHTVSYGEDKPLDTASNEEAWAKNRRAEFKIAK; encoded by the coding sequence ATGATGAAATTGATAAGTAGAGTAATTATTGTATGTTTGATTGCAGGACTCTTATGTGGATGTCAAACACCAAAGAAAAAAGTAGCCGTAGAAGAAAAACCTTGTGCTGCAACACTGATAAGTCCTGGGGAAAAAACCGTTGAAGAGGATATGAAAGAAGGAAAAGCCACCAAAGAAGAGATTGCAAAAGCAATTAAGAATGAACCAATACCCGCTACAAATATTGAAGGAAAAGTTTTTGTTTCCCCTTCGGAGATAAGTGAGGAACTTGCAAAAATATTCCAGAATATACACTTTGACTTTGATAAATATGATATAAGACCTGATGCAAGACCAATCCTTAATGCCATAGGTAAATACCTTTCAGAAAATCCAAAGGTTGAGATTCTGATTGAAGGACACTGTGATGAAAGGGGAACAAGAGAGTATAACCTCGTATTAGGAGAACAGAGAGCACTTAGCACGAGAAGGTATCTTGTATCCCTCGGTGTATCTCCAAAGAGGTTACATACTGTAAGCTATGGAGAAGATAAACCATTAGATACAGCAAGTAATGAAGAGGCATGGGCGAAGAATAGAAGGGCTGAATTTAAAATAGCAAAATGA